A stretch of DNA from Peromyscus maniculatus bairdii isolate BWxNUB_F1_BW_parent chromosome 7, HU_Pman_BW_mat_3.1, whole genome shotgun sequence:
caaggtcagcttgctgCATGGGGAGTACTAGGCCAGTCTGTGGACAAGGTGTATTCCAAGCTAGGCTGGACCCATGAAACCATGTCTCTGAAGCATTATTAGTTTATCCTCAAGGTCATCAGGGTTTGAaaaaaagctttcaaaattaaaaccttcatttgtgttaaaaatggatatTAAGCACAGTCCTACTTAATTTATAAGTGGCATCTTTggtatttttccttctagttctatGGTTTTGTTATATTCTGATTTTGACACTTGAAACCACTTTTACTATTTAggactccctctttctctctcttccctcctcctcctctctctttacccTCCACTATTGGAGGAACTCAGGCTCATACATGCCAGACAAACATTAGAGCTAAGGGCCAAGCCCAGCCCCTTATTGGGCCTGTTTTTGGttacttgtctgtctgtctgtttgttgtttATATGTAACAAGGGTGAGGTATTCCATCTTCCCTACTCAAGATGTAGGCCCAAGATCCTGATGGTGGAGGTTACcatgcatttttatttgcatatccattgaatgttttttgttgttttcttctctttctttcctttttttttcaatttttatttttaaattattattattattatttggttttgagtcagggtttctcttgtgtagcctgctgcctgtcctggatcttggtctgtaaaccaggctggccttgaacctacagaAATCCctatgcctcagcttcccaagttctgagattaatggcatgcaccaccactctctGGCCATTGATGtgtcttactttttaaatagtaTGTCAACGAATCTACTACATGACACTATGGATATGCATTGGAAAACTCTGAAGAATATAGTCATGTGATAATTCTGTCTGCCCTCCTGAGAGATCTTCTTGGAAAAGTTCTCCCAAAAGTCTTCCctccatctgtttctctcctcctcctaacaATTATTCAAACTACTGGGTTTCCTAAGGACATTCTCATACACATGTAAACTCGACCTTGATTTCATTCATGCCCCATGACCCTCTTCTCTTGCtggctctcttccttttcttaaatattcCTCAAAGTACTCTAACTTTAGAAATACTGTCAGCATTTCTTTTTCAGCAAGAGTGTCATGAAACACCCCCAACTGACCCAAAACACACTATGCAGTGAGGATAACCTTGGACTTCAGATtgactgtctctacctcccaaaggctggggtgCATGTACCAACACCTTCCTTCTCTAGCTATACTGGGAATCTTTCCACCGATAAAGACCAGATTCAGATTGGGTCGTCCAtattgtgggatgttttgtatgctgtgaatctacattgctctgaatggttgataaaaaaaaaatgctgattagccagtagccagacaagaagtaAGGTGTGatgagcagaaaaggaaaattctgggagagaaaggaagaggcagaagacacCAGCATGCTGtccaagaagcaacatgtaatgacacacagataAAGTCCCAGAACATGTGATGacatatatattaacagaaataggctgaactgaagtgtaagaggtagtcaatagtaagcctgagttaatgactgagcagttttaattcatataagcttctgtgtgtttacttggttctaagggtctgtggactgggtgggacacagaaaatattcagctatacttcccacctcaaatgattcaatcaagaaaaatccctcacaggtttaATTTACCTCTGGGAGTTTAGTTATTTTCAGACACATTAAGATGACAAAAAAGACTAGACACCACACACTCCCTGTATAAGAAGTTCTTATCCTCtgattctcttccttctgtatgttaaacctttatttatttatttatatttcatttgcttCTGTGCAAGTTTGTAGGCCTTTGTGAGTTTACATGCACTTGGGACAAAGAAGagcctggagagaggagggtgtTAGAGATCTTCTGGAAATGTGTGACAGGTGGTTGAGTGCCATCCTCTGGGTTCTACAACAGCAGACAGTCCTTCTAAGTGAGTGGTTCATCActgtcctaatgctgggacccttcaaacagttcctcatgtattGAGGACCCACAACCCTAAATTTATTTCTCTTGCTActtgataactgtaattttactactgtaatgaacaattttgtaaatatttgctCTTCAGCATGCCAGACATGAGACCCGAATCCCTCAAGGTTGCCTCTcaccatgggttgagaaccactactcatCTCACCATGGGttgagagccatctctccagtccctctttaTTTTTGATCTCTTTGACACTGTCCCTTACAGCCCCCAATGCCCTTGAACTTCCTGTGTGGTTGTGTGAGGGCTCCAACTCCTGATCCAGCTGCCCTCAcctggattacaggcgtgcatcaCTACACTCAGTTGCTCCTCAGAATCTCACAAGTTACCTTTCCCAGCTTACCTCTCTGTCAGGTTCACCAAAGGTCAGTGTGGCCAGTGTCCACCTGGACCCTTCCTATTCTTCTCTCAGTGTCCTCACTGCTGCTGTTggaagcatgggccaccacacccagcacaatTGAACCTCATATCTGGATGGAATGGATTATTAAAACCACCAGATAGTTATTCAATTTCACTTTCCATGTGAAATATGATGGTCCTGTCATAACTTACCAAAAAATTACCTTTTCCCACTGAACCTCATCTCTTCCAGTGgctatttagtgtgtgtgtgagtgtgtgtgtttttgtgtattcatttctttgtttgtgtgttcaacctctatttgaatttttaaagatacctGTTTCTCTTAATATGCATAGCCAGAAGCCATTTCCCTCAattgacattttaatatgtttcttatttaagatgATACATTTGGTAATCATGTATACTGGGTGGGGCCAAGGAAAGGTGAGACCCTCCATTTCATTAGCAGGCTGATTTTCAATCAATTTGTGTGTTCATACAATACCCCAGATTGCTTGTGTTTGTATTGTCCTTTCTcaaatgcataaacacacacacacacacacacacacacacacacacacacacacacacacaaacaaacaaacactctctctctttatctctttattcctccctccaactctctcTCAAAACCTCCTTTACACAGCCTCCCATACTGGGTTACacaaattttattagtgtttaagTGAAGTTTGGAAGTACAAATATTCCTCTGGAGAAGAGCACTTCAAAAGTAAGTCATGAAAGTGGGGTATTTGTTGGAGAGcaagctctggttcagagagatcTGCTAGGCAGTCTCTGGATTTCCAGGGCTGGGAGCTAAGGTCAcatgccagctccccagccccaactGCTTCCTTCAGTAGCcgtctttttgttggttttttgttagCCTTGTCTTCTTAGATGacgtttcactgtgtagccctgatgtCCTGAGGAGATAGACAGGGAAGACTGTTCCAGCAGCTTAGGGGATGGCTGTGAAGGGGCACAGAAGCATCATACACTCAGGGCTAGGAGCCATCTTCTCCCACTGGGACATTTGTTGGTTCCTGGAGGAGCAGCAGCTTGAACTGTCCAAGAGGGCCAAGGCAAGGCCAAGTCTCCATCCAGTCAGGGGAACACAGAAAGGACAGTGGCAGCGTAGCAAACCCAGTACTCTTGGTTCCATTGAAATAGGGGACACTGAGAGTCTCTGTCCATGGATCCAGCCATGCAAATGAGGGGGATGTGGAAGATTCTGAGATGAAGCCTTCAACTGGCAAGCAGATTTGACCTCAGCGGTGAGATCTAGTGTCTCCATTCTTTGGGAAGCTAGTGGGCTGCAAAAAGCACCGTGTGCAGACAGGCTCGATGTTGGGTTGTTTGGTGTCTCCAGGGGCACGGAATCCATAGGGCAGCcaggtgagtgtccagggtgcTGGGTGTCCAGAGAGCAGTCCTTTCTTTCCTAGAAGAGGCACCTCCGGGTCTTGCAGCAAGGGCGCCAGAGCTTCTGCCTACTCTGAGGGTCCTGTGCCTGGtgacttggaggaggaggaggagaaggagatggagggagaggctgCAGTGGTGAGCTGGGGAGAGGCCACAGCATGCTCCCTTTGAGGCTCCAGATGGTGCTGGGAGCATATCTCTCTGCCCCAGGAGGGGCTGATGGGCGCCAGGAACATGGCAGTTGGCCCGGGAACAAGGGGCTTGACATCCCGGTGAAGGGGAGAAAAGCATCGCAGGGACCATGCCGGCTGAAGCATTCATCCACGGCATAGGCCTCAGGAAGTCCCCTAAACCTCCTTGATTGTCTTCCTCTGGGACTGGGGGGTTTCTCCAGCCTTGGGTGTCTGCTACACATGTGCTGGAGGATTCTTGCTGGAGGAtgacctggtggtcctggggcatTTCCAGGAGAGCGGCCTCCTGCTGGCTGGcgggcaagaagccaggctgtCCAGGCTGGTAGGAGTCCTGGAGATGCTCGGGCTCCACGATGATGGTGTGTCCAGGGAGCATCACTGTCATGACCGAATGGGGCTCGCGCTCCAGCAGCAGGTCGAAGCCTTGCAGATGCAGTTTGGGAgcaaggccagcaggcaggaacaTGGTGGTGGTGAGCTGCTCGCTGGCCGGCCCGGTGGGCCCTTCCAGGTCTGCCTGTGCCTGCTGGAGGCAGCGGGAATTGGCAGGTTTGGGTCCTTCTGGCTGGGCTGCAGAGCAGAGCAGCGGGTTGGCGGTGGGGCTGTTGGGCGGCACTCCTGGAATCATGGTGGCAATGGGTCCTTGGCACTTGACCAGAGTTGCAAGACAAGGTCTGATGCAGCTGATGGACTTGTGGACTGTTGGTTTTCCTTCAGGGACACCTATCGTTTGGCTTCTTCTGCAAGAGACTCTGTGGACGGCCTAGGAGAGAGATGTGATCAGGAGAACTGACTGATCAAGAGTGTTTGGAGAGGACCACAGCTCCCTTATATAAACCCGGCATCCAAGAAAGCCCCACCCAGGCAGGGCGGGGCTCAGGCAAGGTGGGACCCTTAACATTCCAGAACCCACCTGTGTGCAATTGTGCACATGAGTATGCCCACAGGTGTTattgcgtggtggtggtggtggtggtggtggtggtggtggtgctggtggtgctggtgctggtgctggtggtggtggtggtggtggtggtgctgctgctgctgctgctgctgctggtggtggtgttggtggtggtggtggtggtggtggtgctggtggtggtggtgctggtggtggtggtggtgatggtggtggtggtggtggtagtccaGAGGAGAAATCGACCTTTGCATGTCTTTATGGTTTGTAATGCCTTAATTTGACAACACATAGAAACAGGAAACTCATTTTCCCAACCCCTACCTACATTCTCTTGAATTCATTGTCCCATCCCCACCTACCAGGTCTTAGAAGTTTTCTACATTCCCAAAGTAAAACGGAAATGGAAATTAACAAAGTGAAACTTCACTTGTTCGTCTGAGGTCAAGGTTGTAATAAAACCAGTGGCTAAATCTTTTTATATggctcttttttaatttaatcaaaaATCGATTTCAGATTCATATGATACACGTGTAAAGAACTGATGTAGGAAAATACCCCAAGGATACAGTGTTTGCCTTGCATGCTGGAGACCAATGGGTTCCATcccagaagaaaattttaaaaagtattagtgTGAGTAATTTAGAACATCCCTAACCTCAGAAGATGAGAGACaaggacaggaagatcaggagttcaaggtcagcatgctGCATGGGGAGTACTAGGCCAGTCTGTGGACAAGGTGTATTCCAAGCTAGGCTGGACCCATGAAACCATGTCTCTAAAGCATTATTAGTTTATCCTCAAGGTCATCAGGGGTTGAaaaaaagctttcaaaattaaaaccttcatttgtgttaaaaatggatatTAAGCACAGTCCTACTTAATTTATAAGTGGCATCTTTggtatttttccttctagttctatGGTTTTGTTATATTCTGTTTTTGACACTTGAAACCACTTTTACTATTTAtgactccctctttctctctcttccctcctcctcctctctctttacccTCCACTCTTGGAGGAACTCAGGCTCATACATGCCAGACAAACATTAGAGCTAAGGGCCAAGCCCAGCCCCTTATTGggttgtttttggttatttgtctgtctgtctgttagtTGTTTATATGTAACAGGGGTGAGGTATTCCATCTGCCCTACTCAAGACTTAGGACCAAGATCCTGATGGTGGAgcttaccatgcattttcatttgcatatccattgaatgttttttgttttttttcttctctttctttcctttttttttcaatttttatttttaaattattattattattttttttggttttgagtcagggtttctcttgtgtagcctgctgcctgtcctggatcttgctctgtagaccaggctgacctggaacctaCAGAAATCCCTAtgactcagcttcccaagttctgagattaatggcatgcaccaccactctctGGCCATTGATGtgtcttactttttaaatagtaTGTCAAGGAATCTACTACATGACACTATGGATATGCATTGGAAAACTCTGAAGAATATAGTCATGTGATAATTCTGTCTGCCCTCCTGAGAGATCTTCTTGGAAAAGTTCTCCCAAAAGTCTTCCctccatctgtttctctcctcctcctaacaATTATTCAAACTACTGGGTTTCCTAAGGACATTCTCATACACGTGTAAACTCGACCTTGATTTCATTCATGCCCCATGACCCTCTTCTCTTGCtggctctcttccttttcttaaatattcCTCAAAGTACTCTAAGGACTTTAGAAATACTGTCAGCATTTCTTTTTCAGCAAGAGTGTCATGAAACACCCCCAACTGACCCAAAACACACTATGCAGTGAGGATAACCTTGGACTTCAGATtgactgtctctacctcccaaaggctggggtgCATGTACCAACACCTTCCTTCTCTAGCTATACTGGGAATCTTTCAACCTCTAAAGGAACAGATTCAGATTGGGTCGTCCAtattgtgggatgttttgtatgctgtgaatctacattgctctgaatggttgataaaaaaaaaaaatgctgattagccagtagccacaCAAGAAGTAAGGTGTGatgagcagaaaaggaaaattctgggaagagaaaggaagaggcagaagacacCAGTATGCTGTCTAAGAAGCaccatgtaatgacacacagataAAGTCCCAGAACATGTGATGacatatatattaacagaaataggctgaactgaagtgtaagaggtagtcaatagtaagcctgagttaatgactgagcagttttaattcatataagcttctgtgtgtttacttggttctaagggtctgtggactgggtgggacacagaaaatattcagctatacttcccacctcaaatgattcaatcaagaaaaatccctcacaggtttaATTTACCTCTGGGAGTATAGTTTCAGACACATTAAGATGACAAAAAAGACTAGACACCACACACTCCCTGTATAAGAAGTTCTTATCCTCtgattctcttccttctgtatgttaaacctttatttatttatttatatttcatttgcttCTGTGCAAGTTTGTAGGCCTTTGTGAGTTTACATGCACTTGGGACAAAGAAGagcctggagagaggagggtgtTAGAGATCTTCTGGAAATGTGTGACAGGTGGTTGAGTGCCATCCTCTGGGTTTTAAAACAGCAGACAGTCCTTCTAAGTGAGTGGTTCATCActgtcctaatgctgggacccttcaaacagttcctcatgtattGAGGACCCacaaccctaaaattatttttgttgctacatgataaatgtaattttactactgtaatGAACAATTTTGTAAATATCTGCTCTTCAGCATGCCTGACATGAGACCTCGAATCCCTCAAGGTTGCCTCTcaccatgggttgagaaccactactctaagtgctgagccatctctccagtccctctttaTTTTTGATCTCTTTGACACTGTCCCTTACAGCCCCCATTGCCCTTGAACttcctgtgtggctgtgtgagggCTCCAACTCTTGATCCAGCTGCCCTCAcctggattacaggcgtgcatcaCTACACTCAGTTGCTCCTCAGAATCTCACAAGTTACCTTTCCCAGCTTACCTCTCTGTAAGGTTCACCAAAGGTCAGTGTGGCCAGTGTCCACCTGGACCCTTCCTATTCTTCTCTCAGTGTCCCCACTGCTGCTGTTggaagcatgggccaccacacccagcacaatTGAACCTCATATCTGGATGGAATGGATTATTAAAACCACCAGATAGTTATTCAATTTCACTTTCCATGTGAAATATGATGGTCCTGTCATAACTTACCAAAAAATTACCTTTTCCCACTGAACCTCATCTCTTCCAGtggctattttgtgtgtgtgtgagtgtgtgtgtttttgtgtattcatttctttgtttgtgtgttcaacctctatttgaatttttaaagatacctGTTTCTCTTAATATGCTTAGCCAGAAGCCATTTCCCTCAattgacattttaatatgtttcttatttaagatgATACATTTGGTAATCATCTATACTGGGTGGGGCCAAGGAAAGGTGAGACCCTCCATTTCATTAGCAGGCTGATTTTCAATCAATTTGTGTGTTCACAATACCCCAGATTGCTTGTGTTTGTATTGTCCTTTCTcaaatgcataaacacacacacacacacaaacacacacacacacacacacacacacacacacacacacacacacaaacactctctctctttatctctttcttcctccctccaactctctctcaaaaactccTTTACACAGCCTCCCATACTGGGTTACacaaattttattagtgtttaagTGAAGTTTGGAAGTACAAATATTGCTCTGGAGAAGAGCATTTCAAAAGTAAGTCATGAAAGTGGGGTATTTGTTGGAGAGcaagctctggttcagagagatcTGCTAGGCAGTCTCTGGATTTCCAGGGCTGGGAGCTAAGGTCAcatgccagctccccagccccaactGCTTCCTTCAGTAGCcgtctttttgttggttttttgttagCCTTGTCTTCTTAGATGacgtttcactgtgtagccttgatgTCCTGAGAGGATAGACATGGGAAGACTGTTCCAGCAGGTTAGGGCATGGCTGTGAAGGGGCACAGAAGCATCATACACTCAGGGCTAGGAGCCATCTTTTCCCACTGGGACATTTGTTGGTTCCTGGAGGAGCAGCGGCTTGAACTGTCCAAGAGGGCCAAGGCAAGGCCAAGTCTCCATCCAGTCAGGGGAACACAGAAAGGACAGTGGCAGCGTAGCAAACCCAGTACTCTTGGTTCCGTTGAAATAGGGGACACTGAGAGTCTCTGTCCATGGATCCAGCCATGCAAATGAGGGGGATGTGGAAGGTTCTGAGATGAAGCCTTCAACTGGCAAGCAGATTTGACCTCAGCGGTGAGATCTAGTGTCTCCATTCTTTGGGAAGCTAGTGGGCTGCAAAAAGCACCGTGTGCAGACAGGCTCGATGTTGGGTTGTTTGGTGTCTCCAGGGGCACAGAATCCATCGGGCAGCcaggtgagtgtccagggtgcTGTGTGTCCAGAGAGCAGTCCTTTCTTTCCTAGAAGAGGCGCCTCCGGGCCTTGCAGCAAGGGCGCCAGAGCTTCTGACGACTCTGAGGGTCCTGTGCCTGGTtacttggaggaggaggaggaggaggagatggagggagaggctgCAGTGGTGAGCTGGGGCGAGGCCACAGCATGCTCCCTTTGAGGCTCCAGATGGTGCTGGGAGCATATCTCTCTGCACCAGGAGGGGCTGATGGGCGCCAGGAACATGGCACTTGCCCCGGGAACAAGGGGCTTGACATTCCGGTGAAGGGGAGAAGCATCGCAGGGACCATGCCGGCTGGAGCATTCATCCGCGGCATAGGCCTCAGGAAGTCGCCTAAACCTCCTTGATTGTCTTCCTCTGGGACTGGGGGGTTTCTCCAGCCTTGGGTGTCTGCTACACATGTGCTGGAGGATTCTTGCTGGAGGAtgacctggtggtcctggggcatTTCCAGGAGAGCGGCCTCCTGCTGGCTGGcgggcaagaagccaggctgtCCAGGCTGGTAGGAGTCCTGGAGATGCTCGGGCTCCACGATGATGGTGTGTCCAGGGAGCATCACTGTCATGACCGAATGGGGCTCGCGCTCCAGCAGCAGGTCGAAGCCTTGCAGATGCAGTTTGGGAgcaaggccagcaggcaggaacaTGGTGGTGGTG
This window harbors:
- the LOC143274413 gene encoding proline-rich protein 23A3-like, producing the protein MIPGVPPNSPTANPLLCSAAQPEGPKPANSRCLQQAQADLEGPTGPASEQLTTTMFLPAGLAPKLHLQGFDLLLEREPHSVMTVMLPGHTIIVEPEHLQDSYQPGQPGFLPASQQEAALLEMPQDHQVILQQESSSTCVADTQGWRNPPVPEEDNQGGLGDFLRPMPRMNAPAGMVPAMLLPFTGMSSPLFPGQVPCSWRPSAPPGAERYAPSTIWSLKGSMLWPRPSSPLQPLPPSPPPPPPPSNQAQDPQSRQKLWRPCCKARRRLF